The DNA region AAGACCGGTTCGTTTCTCTCTTTTACTCTAAGTGATTTTTTACGTAATAATCCCTCCAGAACAATCTTTAATTTTTGACTGCTCTCCCATGTACGCCGTTTCATCTTAGAATAGACTCCTTTCTAATCTTGAGCTTATTCTAACTTAAAATCATCCTTTTGTTAAAGGGGAGCAGTATAAATGAATTGAAATCAATATATTTTTTAGTTTAAATTATGCAGTTTTCAGTAAATAGTAATAGTGAAGAAATCTCTAAAGTAAAAACTTTTCATATTAAATTGTTTTTAAAGGTACGACTTCAGGATATGAGTAACAAAAAACTTCAAGACATAGATAACACTTTCTAATAAAATAACAGATGAAAACTTATCAAAAAGGAGTGTTCATCTGATACCTTGGAGGGAACAAAAAATAATGGAGCAAAGCGACGACGCGATCTCATCCATTTTTACCCGAGGAAATTTTAACCAAAAACTATGAACTAATAACTTCATACCAACGACTAATTTAACGGTATATGGATATGTTAGATACTGATTACAAGTCTATTTTTAAATGCAACTCCTTTAGCTGTTCTGGACTCACCTTTGCCGGGGCTCCTGTTAGCAGACAGGTCGCCTTTTGTGTTTTAGGAAAGGCAATCACTTCACGTATGGAAGTGGCACCTGCCAGTAACATTACCAGTCTATCCATGCCAAAGGCAATACCTCCATGTGGTGGTGCACCATATTGCAAGGCTTCCAGAAGATAACCAAATTTTTGCATTGCCTCTTCAGGTTTGATTCCCAATAAATCAAATATCTTCTGTTGTAGTTCGGTCCGGTGGATACGAATACTTCCTCCCCCAATTTCATTACCATTTAAGACTAAATCATATGCTTTAGAACGAACCTGATAAGGATTATTATCCAATAGAGGAATATCTTCATCTACTGGAGCAGTAAAGGGATGATGCATAGAAGTATATCTCTTTTCGGTTTGGGAATATTCAAATAAAGGGAAATTGGTTACCCATAAAAATTTATATTGTTTTTCTGGAATTATATTTAAAGTATTAGCTAATTTTATGCGGAGCATCCCAATTGCTTGACTTACCTTTTCGCTGCTACCAGCCACAATAAAAATAAGGTCACCAGATGTTGCCTGCATTTCCTTTTTGATTAATGTTATTTCTTCCTCAGTAATATATTTTCCTATAGATGATTGTATTTGATTTCCTTCCTTAAAACGGATATAAGCTAAACCACTTAATCCAAATGATTTAATAAAAGGGTCTAAATCATCAATATTCTTACGGGAAAATTTATTAGGCTTTTCTGTCTTTAAGGCACCAATTTTCCCACCATCTGCTATCACATCTAAAAAAGCACTAAATTCAGTTTTCTTAAAAATTTCATTTAAGTTATGTATCTCCATTCCATATCTTAAATCAGGTTTATCCACACCATATCTGGCAATAACATCATCATAATCAAACCTGGGAAAAGGTTTTACTATTTCAATACCCAGTATTTCTTTGAACAGATGAACCATTAAATCCTCAATAAGACTGAATAACTCATCCCGGTCAATGAAGGACATTTCCATATCCAATTGGGTAAATTCCGGGGCTCGATCTGCTCTTAAATCTTCATCCCGAAAACATCTTACTATCTGGAAATATTTATCGAAACCACTGATCATCAATAACTGTTTAAACAATTGCGGTGATTGAGGAAGGGCATAAAAATTTCCTGGATTGATCCGACTGGGGACAATATAGTCCCGGGCGCCTTCGGGTGTGCTTATGGTTAAAAATGGTGTTTCTATATCCAAAAAACCCCTTTCACTTAAAAAGTTCCGAATTAACTGGCAAACTCGGTGGCGTAATATGAGATTATTTTTCATTTCTGGTCTTCTCAGGTCCAGATAACGAAACTTTAAACGCATATCCTCTCCCACATCAGAATATTCATTTATACTAAAAGGAGGTGGTTCCGATTGATTTAGAATCCTCATCTGATTAACTTTGACTTCAATTTCACCGGTTTTTAAATTAGGATTAATTGCCTCTTCCCCTCTTGACATTACTTCTCCTTTAATGGCAATAACATATTCGTTGCGTATTTTATGTGCCATCAAATGTGCTTCATTAGAAATTTTAGGGTCAAAAACTACTTGAGTTTTACCCTCTCT from Atribacterota bacterium includes:
- the aspS gene encoding aspartate--tRNA ligase — translated: MTILEQDKYELKTWKRTHSCGELGKNNIKEKVTLMGWINSRRDHGGLIFVDLRDREGKTQVVFDPKISNEAHLMAHKIRNEYVIAIKGEVMSRGEEAINPNLKTGEIEVKVNQMRILNQSEPPPFSINEYSDVGEDMRLKFRYLDLRRPEMKNNLILRHRVCQLIRNFLSERGFLDIETPFLTISTPEGARDYIVPSRINPGNFYALPQSPQLFKQLLMISGFDKYFQIVRCFRDEDLRADRAPEFTQLDMEMSFIDRDELFSLIEDLMVHLFKEILGIEIVKPFPRFDYDDVIARYGVDKPDLRYGMEIHNLNEIFKKTEFSAFLDVIADGGKIGALKTEKPNKFSRKNIDDLDPFIKSFGLSGLAYIRFKEGNQIQSSIGKYITEEEITLIKKEMQATSGDLIFIVAGSSEKVSQAIGMLRIKLANTLNIIPEKQYKFLWVTNFPLFEYSQTEKRYTSMHHPFTAPVDEDIPLLDNNPYQVRSKAYDLVLNGNEIGGGSIRIHRTELQQKIFDLLGIKPEEAMQKFGYLLEALQYGAPPHGGIAFGMDRLVMLLAGATSIREVIAFPKTQKATCLLTGAPAKVSPEQLKELHLKIDL